Below is a genomic region from Gillisia sp. Hel_I_86.
TCATAAGGAAGCACCCAAATTTAAATTTATTAAGTGGGATCTCTATGTTCGAAAGGTTCCAAGATCCCGAAAAAGTGGGCAAACAAAGTAACTTTATTGGCCCAAGGGATTGGTATAACGATTACAACTCGGCTTTCTTTTTAAATTCTGAAAGCGAACCAGAATTATATCACAAATCGAAATTGGTAGTAGGCGTAGAAAATTTTCCTTATCAAAATATTCTAAAACCTATCCTTGGCAATATCATGATCGATCTGGGTGGTACGGTTGCCATGAAAACCACGCAAGAAGATCGGGAAATTTTTAAACTGAATAATGCACAAGCTACCGCCCCAATTATTTGTTATGAATCTGTGTATGGGGAGTACGTAACAGGTTATGTAAAGAACGGCGCAGATTTTCTTACCATCATTACCAATGATGCGTGGTGGGGAAATTCGCAAGGACACAAGCAACACTTAAGCTACGCCGGCTTACGAGCGGTGGAAACAAGAAAATCTGTAGTGAGAAGTGCCAACACGGGCATTTCAGCGTTTATAGATGAAACCGGACAGGTAACAAAAAGTTTGGGTTATGCAAAACAGGGATCTATAAAAAGTGAAATCACTGTAAACAACAAGCAAACTTTTTATGTGAAGCATGGGGACTATATTGCAAGAATATCCCAATTTCTTGCACTTTTCCTGTTTCTATTTTCAATAGTAAAATATAAGCGGCGTAGGTAATCCCCGCCCTGGTCCTTCATCCCATCCCTAGCCCTTCCCAAAGGGAAGGGGAAAAAGATATTTGCTAAAATATGGCGTTTTTGAAGTCCTCCCCTTTGGGGAGGATTTAGGTGGGGAGTTACTGCCCCCTAAAGAAAAGAATAGTACTAAAGGTCTTCAAGAGAATGTTAAGATCCAGAAATAGTCCTCTGTGTTTAATATAATAAAGATCGTACTGCAACTTTTCCAGGCTATCCGTATAACTGGATCCATAATTGGCTTTTACCTGTGCCCATCCTGTTAAGCCCGGTTTTACAATATGCCTGGTTTTATAAAACGGGAGCTTCTTAGATAGCTCTTTAACAAATACAGGTCTTTCCGGCCTTGGTCCAATAATACTCATTTCTCCTTTTAGGATATTAAAAAATTGAGGGAATTCATCCAACCTGCTCCTTCTTAGGAACAAGCCAAAGGAAGTTATTCTATGATCTCCCTTCTCTGACCACTGCGGGCCATTAATTTCGGCATCCTTCAGCATTGTCCTGAATTTATTGATCTTGAATTTCTTGGCATTTTTGCCAACCCTTTCCTGAGAATAAAATAAACTCCCTTTATTGGCCACAAGGTTGACCACAAAAATAAAAGGAATTAAAACAAAACATACCAACAGCCCTATCATGGCCATAAAAATGTCGAAAACACGAAGAAAAAAGAGATAAAATTTATTATGGTTGCTCCGGCTAAAAAGAAAAAACTTATAAAAATCCTTCCCGATATGCTGAACGGGCACCCTATAGGTTAAGTTTTCATATACTTGGGTATAATCTTTAATTGGAAAGCCTTGAATCAATAGACTATTAAGGTCCTTCAATAAAGACGCGGTAACATCTTTTGAACGAGTGCTGGAACTGGCCACCACAATCTCATTGATGTTTTCAACTTCAATTATAGATTTTAACTGCGATGCTTCAAATTTCTGTAATTCAGGATTGATAAATTGTTCTGAATTTTCCCCAGTATTAATATAACCAATGATCACATAATTAGGATCTGATTTCTGCAGCGCCTCTACCATTAAGTTTAATTCAGCTATATCCCCTATCAATAATGCTTTTTTGTAAAACCTTGGCGAGGAGATAAGTGTGATATACGCAAACCTCCAAATTAACAAAGCAGCAATCAGAGAGAGGAAGAAAAACAAGATTTGTAACCTATTT
It encodes:
- a CDS encoding sugar transferase; its protein translation is MAQKPLVHFDISERKVLLRIMDIFWVLFTLTLVSVIFEFDYFRISPDHWAWTLVLIVYLVIFSSIFELYDLQKASKFEIVLKNVILTVSATVLFFMLTPYFTPSLPANRLQILFFFLSLIAALLIWRFAYITLISSPRFYKKALLIGDIAELNLMVEALQKSDPNYVIIGYINTGENSEQFINPELQKFEASQLKSIIEVENINEIVVASSSTRSKDVTASLLKDLNSLLIQGFPIKDYTQVYENLTYRVPVQHIGKDFYKFFLFSRSNHNKFYLFFLRVFDIFMAMIGLLVCFVLIPFIFVVNLVANKGSLFYSQERVGKNAKKFKINKFRTMLKDAEINGPQWSEKGDHRITSFGLFLRRSRLDEFPQFFNILKGEMSIIGPRPERPVFVKELSKKLPFYKTRHIVKPGLTGWAQVKANYGSSYTDSLEKLQYDLYYIKHRGLFLDLNILLKTFSTILFFRGQ